From the genome of Streptomyces sp. NBC_00523:
CTCGCCGCCGCCGGGGTGCCGCGCGTCGAGGTGCTGGAGCGCGACCAGGAGCCGGGCGGCGCCCCCAGGCACTGCGCCCACGGCGGATTCGGTACGCGCGCGAGCGGCGATCTCACCGGTCCCGCGTACGCCCTGCGCTGCGCTGCTGACGCCCGCACGGCCGGCGCCACGCTCCGCACCGGCATCACGGTCACCGGCTGGGCCGGGCCCCGTACCCTCGACGCCACCGGCCCCGGCGGCCTGGAACGCATCACCGCCCGGGCCGTCGTCCTCGCCACCGGCGCCCGCGAACGCTCCCGCGCCGCCCGGCTCGTCCCCGGCACCCGCCCCGATGGCGTCTACACCACCGGCGAACTCCAGCAGTCCGTCCACCTGCACCACCAGCCCATCGGCACCCGCGCCGTGGTCGTCGGCGACGAACCGGTCAGCCTCGCCGCCGCCGACACCCTGCGCACCGCCGGGGTCCGCCTCGTCGCCCGCGTCACGGAGCACCCGCCCCGCCCCTTCGCGGCCGTACGCCCGTCCGGCGGCGCACCCCTGCTCACCCGCACCACCGTCACCGCCCTGACCGGCCGCCCCCGTCTCACCGGCGTTCGCGTGCGCCACGCGGACGGGCGGACCGCCACCCTGGCCTGCGACACCGTGGTCTTCACCGCCGACTGGATCCCCGACCACGAACTCGCCCGGCGCGGCGGCCTCCCGATGGACCCCGGGACCAGGGGACCCGCGCACGACCCCGCGTACCGCACCGGACAGCCTGGGGTCTTCGCCGTCGGGAACCTCCTGCACGGCGGGGAGAGCGCGGCCACCGCCGCCCGCGAGGGCCGGGCCGTCACCGGACCCGTGCTGGCCCACCTGGACACCGGCAGCTGGCCGACGGGCGGGGCGCCCCTCGCCGTCGCCGCACCGCTGGAATGGGCCGCCCCCAACGTCACCGGGCCCGGCGGGCGCCGGCTCCTGCTGCGGACGGGCCGACGGCTGACCGCACCGCTGCTCGTCGTCAGCCAGGACGGGGCGCTGCTGCACCGTAGACGCCTGGCGCGGTCCGTCGCGCCGGGCCGCTCCTTCACCCTCACCGCCTACTGGCTGCGACGCGTCGAGCCCGACGGCGGCACGGTGCACCTCCGGATCGCCTGACCCCCGTACCGCTCAGGGAATCAGCAGCCAGTCCGCGCCGATCGCCGCGACCAGCCCGACGGCCAGCAGCCAGCTTCCGAGCCGGGTGCGGCCGTTCCGGCTCAGCTCGATCACGATCCCGCAGAGGATCAGCGCCAGCCCGTACACCCCGACCACCAGGACGGAGGCGCGGCTCGCGAGCCGCAGCCCGAGCACCACCGCCATCGCCACCATGCCGACCGAGGAGAGCACGATGCGCAGCCGTCTCGCCTGGCGCGGGGTCAGCCGGCGCTCGCCGGTGTCCTCACCCTCCTCCGCGAGACCGCCCTCGACGTCGTCCGAGAGGTCGTCCGTGACGTCCTCGGCCGGGTCCTCGGCGGTGGTCTCGGCGGTGTCCTCGGCTATCGGGGCGTCCACGGCTCGGTCCTGGTCAGAAGTGCTCATGACGCGGGATCGTAATGGTTCCACCCCGGCCTGTTCGCCGTTGTCAAACAACACCGTCGAAACCAGGCCGAGTTGTGGTTCACGGTTGTTCCGCCCGCAGCCTCGGTGCCTCCGCCGCCGCGTCCACCGGCCCCGCGCCCGTACGCTCCACCCGCGTCGCCAGCCCCCGCGCCCAGCCGGTGAGCTCCCCGAGCCCCATCCCGTGCGCCTCGCCCGTGCCGTACGCCTCCAGCGCCGCCGCGCCGCGTCGCAGCAGCCGCGCCCCGCCGGTCGCGTTGCCCCGGGCGGCATGGGTCAGGCCCACGGCCAGCTGGGCGAGCCCGCGCCACAAGTCCCGCTCCGACTCCGGGCCAGACTTCCAGGCGTCCTCGAAGACCTCGTGCGCGTGGAACGGCATGCCCGCGTCCAGTAGCCGCTGCGCCTCCCGGACGGTCTCACCGGCGGTGCGTTCGACGCCCTCCGGCTGGCGTTCCACCCCCGGCGTCCCGTACGGCAGCGGGCGCCCCAGCCCGTCACGGGGGCGCGCGTTGTGCGCCCGTCCCTCGGAATCCCGGTCCCTGCGTGTCTCGTTCACGCCCCCGATTGTGCCCCGCACCTGCGGTGAACTGTCCGAACCACTGTCCGTGGGACCCCGCGCGCGACTAGGCTCGACCACCATGGTCACCACTTTGGGGGAGGGTAGGCATGAAGCCGTCCCGGCCGCTTTATGAGCGCGAACCGGAACTCGCCACTGCCGCACAAGCCATCGACTCGCTCTGCGGGGCACAGGCCACCGGCGGGCTGCTGATCTACAGCGGCGAGGCAGGCATCGGCAAGACCGCGCTCCTGGACGAGATCCGGGCCATGGCGGCGGACCGGTGCACCATCTGGTCGGCACGCGGCGGTGAGACGGTCACCTCGGTGCCGTTCCACGTCGTACGGCAGCTGCTCCAGCCGGCCCTGGGCCAGTTCCCGCCCGACGAAGTACGGGCCCTGTTCGGCCCCTGGTTCGACAGCGCCGCCCCGGCCCTGGGGCTCGCCGAGCCCTCCGGCCCGCAGCCCGATCCGCAGGGTGTCCGCGACGGCCTCGACTACGTCGTGAAGCGGCTCGCCTCCCGGCTCAGCCACCGTCCGCTGCTCCTCATCATCGACGACGCCCACTGGGCGGACGGCGAATCCCTGGCCTGGCTCTCCTCGTTCACCGCCCGCCTCGGCGACCTGCGCGTGCTCGTCGTCCAGGCCCACCGCCCGGAGGAGCTGGCCGCCCGCGAGGCCGCGCGCAACGCGGCCGACGGCCACCCCGCGCAGATCCGCGTCGCCCTGCGTGCCCTCACCCCGGACGCCACCGCCGAACTGGTCCGCGCCACCCTCGGCGAGCACGCCGACGACCCGTTCTGTCGTGAGGTCTGGGCCGTCACCGGCGGCAATCCCTACGAGGCGGTCGAGCTCGTCGCCAAGGTCCAGGACAAGGAGCTGGCCCCACTGGAGGAGTCCGCCGGGCTCCTGCGCGAACTCGGCGCCTCCGCCCGGGGCAGCGGCCTCGTTGCCCGCCTCGAACGGCTCGGCACCAACGCCAACCGGTTCGCCTGGGCGGCCGCCGTCCTCGGCACCGACATCTCCCAGGACGTCGCCGCGTCCCTGGCCGGGATGAGCTCCGCCGAGGCCGCGGACTGCACGGCCCGGCTGCGCGAGGCCCGTATCGTCACCGGCTTCGACCCGCTGGAGTTCGTGCACCCGCTGATCGCCTCGGCCGTCTACCGCTCCATCCCGCCCGCCACCCGCACCGCGATGCACGGCCGGGCCGCCTGGGCCATCACCAACGCCGGGCTCGGCCCCGCCGCGGCCTCCCGCCACCTGCTCGAAGTCCACCCGGACGACGACCAGGAACTCGTCGCACAGCTGCGGGCCGCCGCGAACCAGCACCTCGCCGTCGGCGCCCCCGAGGCCGCCCGGCGCTGCCTGGAACGCGCGCTCGAAGAGCCGCCGCGCCACGACGTACGCGCCACTCTGCTGTACGAGCTGGGCTGCGCGACGCTGCTCAGCTCCCCGGCCACCACCGTGCAGCACCTGCGCGCCGCCCTGGACATGCCGGGCCTCGTGGACGATCTGCGGGTGGACGCCACGTTCCGGCTCGCCGCCGCGCTGTCCCACAACAACCAGCTCAAGGAGGCGGCCCTGGCCCTCGCGGCCGAGGCCGAGCGCACGGCACCGGGACCCGGTCTGATGCGGCTCCAGGCCGCCCACTTCCTCTGGGAGGGCATGCAGGCCACCGAGGAGGACGGCCCCGGCCGCTCGCGCCGGCTCGCCGCCAACGCCGACCACCTCAAGGGCCGGGACAACGCCGAACGCGCCCTGCTCACGCTCCGCGCCTTCGACGCCATGCTGCGCGGCGAGAACGCCGAGGTCATCGTCGACTTCTGCGAGCGCGCCCTGGTGAACGGCCACCCCGCACGCGGACTCGGCTGGACCGACTCGGAGTGGGGCTTCGAGCTCCCCGCCATGGTCGGGATCACCTACGCCTTCACGGACCGGCTCGACCGCGCCGAGGAGCTGTTCGGTGAGGCGGTCCGGGCCTTCGAGATCTCCGGCTGGAGTGGCGCCCACCTGGCCTTCGCGCACACCCTGCTCGGCCTGGTCCACCGCCGCCGGGGCCGCCTCGCCGAGGCGGAGGGCTTCCTGCGCGAGGGACTGCGCCTCGCGGACCGCGTCGGCAGCGGGCTCCCCGTCCACTGGGACGCGGCCTGCCTGCTCATCGACACCCTGCTCGCCCGGGGCCGGGTCCCCGAGGCCCGCAAGGTCGCCGACCACTACGACTTCGGTCTGCCGTACCCGAGCGCCATGGTGCTGCCGGACGCGCCGTGCGTCCGGGGCCGCCTGCTGCTGGCCGAAGGCCGTACGAAGGAAGCGGTGACCGAGCTGGAGGCGGCCGGGCGCTCGCTGGAACCGCGCGGCAGGTTCAACGGCATCTGGGGCCCCTGGGCCGGCGACCTGGCCCGTGCCCTCGCCGACGACGACCCAGGCCGCGCCGCCCAGCTCGCCAACACGGCCCGGGTCCACGCGGAGCGCTTCGGCACGGAGACCGCGATCGGCGAGGCCCTGCGCTGCGTGGCCCTCTTCGCGCGCCCGGAGGAGTCCGTGCACCTCCTCGGCGAGGCGGTCCGCCATCTGGAGGCGTCACCCTCCGGTTACGAGTTCGCCCAGGCCCTGGTCGACTACGGCATCGCCACCCGCTCGCCCCGCGAACTGGCCCGCGCGCACAAACTGGCCACCGCCTGCGGGGCGGAAGGACTGGCCGCCCGCGCCGAGCAGGCACGCGCGTCGATCCGGTCCACCGAGTGAGGTAATGTTTTCCCTGCAGCCACCACCCGGCCGGACCGGGTGAACGGCAGCGGGACGTGGCGCAGCTTGGTAGCGCACTTGACTGGGGGTCAAGGGGTCGCAGGTTCAAATCCTGTCGTCCCGACTCATAGGAGTCGCAGGTCAGAGGCCGGTTTCGGAATTTTCCGAGACCGGCCTTCGATCGTTCTCGGGGACTGGGCGGGCAGTCTCTCTCGTAGGAGGCCCCCGGGGGGACTCGCAGGACGGGACGTAAGTGTGCGACGGTGGGCTGACACGAGACCGACCGTCGGCCCCGCCACGGGTGACGGTCTTTCGGGGAGCCGGGCGTTGCCCCCGTCCCGGGCATCCGGCCCCCTGCCATCGTCGTAGCCCCCCACGGGGGTGCTTCGCCCTTGGGCTCAACAACCCCCGGAAGGGGGCGCGCCCACCATGGACATCACCACCGCCATCCACGGCACATCCGCACGCATCACCCCGTGCGGCGACATCGACTCCGACACCCTCACCCCGCTGCGCGCGGCGGCCTCGGCACTCCCGGCGTACGTCACCGAGGTGCAGTGGGACCTGCGCGGCACACCCTTCATGGACGTCTCCGGCCTCCACCTCCTGCTGCCGCCGCGGGCGCGGGAAGGCGCCCCGGAGTGCAGGATCACCGTGACCGGACTTCAGCCCCAGCCCTTGCGCCTGCTGCTCCTCGCCGCCGACATGAACCCCGGCACCTTCGGCCCCGACCGGCTGACCGCGACACCCGCCGGGTCCTGACCGCCCGGCCCGCCTCAGTCCCGTACCAGACGGCGCAACGCACGGCGGGCCAGCGGCGCGTACGCGACCACGACCGGGGCGGGCCCGTCGAGGTGCAGCTCCGCCTCCGTGCCGGACGGCGTACGGGCCCGCACGGCGTGCCACAGACGCATCCGCACGGGACCCACCCGGACGCGCCACTGCCAGGTACGGGCCCGATGGTCGACGGCCTCGACGACGAAGTCGACGCCCGGCCCCACCACGGGCACCACCCGCCCCCGCATGCCCGCCCGCAGCTCCGCCTCCGCCTCCACGGCCCGGATCTGCGGGGCCCACGAGCTCCAGGCGGCGGTCCGGACGTACCGCTTCCACACCGATTCCACAGGCGCCGCACCCACAGCGCGTACCGTTCTCCTCACCCTCCCAGCATGCGCACGGAAGTCCGGAGCGCGCCGGTCGGCGGGCAGTCCGCCAGGGCCTGTCGTCAAACTGCCGTCTGCCGGGCGGACGACGCCAGTTTGACGACAGGCCCTAGAAGGGTTCGGCGGTCCGCAGGAGGTCCAGCGGCAGGTAGGGGCTGTCCACGCGGACCGCCCACCCGCGACGGCGGGCGTGGCAGGCCAGGGCGAGCACGTCGAGGTTGACGGAGGCGTCGGGGTCGTCGCCTCGGTCGGCGACCTGGTGGTGCGCCCGGTGGGCTTCGAGCGCGTCGGCCAGGGCGAGGTTGAAGCTCTCCTCGTCACCCTCCACGAGTTGGGAGAGCAGCACGGCGGGCGGCATGGGGAAGCCCCAGTCCTTGGCCTTCTCCGCCTCCCGCAGCGCCGGCTGGGCGGCCGTTTCGGGGTCGTCGCCCGTCAAGTAGGCGTGGAGGGCCTTGCGGTACGCGGCGAACGCGGAGCCGTCCGGCTGCGCGAAGACGGGGCCGGTGAGGACCAGCGGAGCGAGGTCCTCCCGTGCCCCGGTGATCAGGGCGAGGGAGACGGCCGTCTGCCAGTTGCCCGCACTCGCCCTGTCACCCCGCTCGGCTGCACAGCGGACGGTGTGCCCGTCGATGACCAGCTCGACGTCGGTGCCCGGTTCCGCCATCGCGATGCGGAACAGCGCCGCCCCCAGCCGGGAGGCCAGCCGGACCGCGGCGAGCTGGGCGCCCGTGTCGTGGCCGGGGTTGCCCGCCCGCCACTTGAAGAGGCGCTCCTGGTCGTTCATCGCCATGCCGAGACGCCAGACGGCAACGTGCCCTTCTCCGTCGTCGTCGGCGGCGAACGCCTTCCGGAGGTTCTTCTCGTACAGGGCCTCGATCTGCGGAAGTCCGTCGCGCTCGCAGGCGGGCCGCTCCACCACCAGCGGACCCGCGGCGAGCGCGGCGACGGCGTCCGGCCGCCGGTCCCGGCCGAGTCCCCCGACCCTCGGGCCCCGGGTCTCGAAGCCGGTGACCAGCGCGTGAGGGAGGTAGTCCGAGGCGACGGCAGGTGTCCAGCCCAGCGTCCTGTACGCGAGCGCGGCGAGAGCGAGGGGGACCAGCGGGAGCAGGGTGCTCGGGGAAGCGGCAGGGCTCTGCCGTGCGGCGTGCCCCGTCAGCAGACCGGCGAGCGCGGTGTCGAAGGCGTCCCGGTCCTCGACGACCAGGGTGCGCAACGCGTGGAGCGCCACGCTGTCCGGCTGATCGAGGAGTGGCCGGCCGGTCTCCGCGGCGCGGGCGCGGACGCGCTCCAGGGCCGCGTCGACGGCGGCCAGCTTTTGCTGGGTGCTCGGTGGGTATTCGTCCTCGTTGCCGGTGTCGTCCAGGACCACGGCCGTCAGCCCGGTGACGAGTTCGCCCACGGGTGTGCCCTGGGCCTCCGCCGCGAACTTCTGCCGGGCGAAGTGGAATGCCTCGCCGTGCCATTGGGCCCTGTCCCTGAGGACGGCCAGGCAGAGCGCGTCGATCCAGTCCCGGGCGGTGACGCTCTCCTCCGGCGCGTCCTCGCCCGGTTCGTAGCTCATGCCGAAGTTCACGTACTCCAGGAACACGTGGAAGCTGCAGTGCGGGTGGTAGGCGGCGTAGGCGACCGATCCGGCCGCGGCTTCCGAGGCGTCCTTGAGGGCCGCCTTCGCCTCCGGTGTGTCGAGATCCGGGGTCTCCACGGAGAGGGCGCCCAGGTAGTCGAGGAACTCGTCGGCGATCATCCTCCAGTCGCAGGTGGTCATCCGGTCCGCCTTCGACATGGACCGGACCTGGCTCCCGATCCGGTTCGTGAAGTCCGTACGCGCTGCCGATACGGCTGCCTGGCCCACCTGGTGACGCTCTATTCGCACTGCCCCGCTCCTTGATCGATCTCCCGACAGCCTAAGTCCCGGGGAAGTCCTGGCCCGGGGCGAACGGTCCGGACAGTGCTGCCCATTGCAGGAGCATGATGGTCTTGCCGTCGGTGATGCGGCCGTCGCGGGTCATGGCGAGGGCCTCGGCAAAGGGGAGTTCGAGGACTTCGATGTCCTCGCCCTCCTCCTCCACACCTCCGCCCGCGCCGGTCCGGTCGGCCGGGGTGTAGGGGGCGGCGAAGAAGTGGAGGCGCTCGGTGACGGAGCCCGGGCTCATGTAGGCGTCGAGCACGGGGACGAGCTCGCCGAGACGGATGCCGAGCTCCTCGGCGCTCTCGCGGCGGATCGCGGTGTACGGGTCCTGCTCGTCCAGCAGCCCGGCGGCGGCCTCGATCAGCATGCCGTCGGGGTGGCCGTTCACGTACGCCGGGTAGCGGAACTGGCGGGTCAGCAGGACGCGGCCGCGCTCCGTGTCGTAGGGCAGGACGACGGCGCCGTTGCCCCGGTCATAGGTCTCGCGCTGCTGGGTCTCCCACCGCCCGTCGCGGCGCCGGTAGTCGAAGGTGGTCCGGCGCAGGACGTGCCAGCCCTGGGAGGTGAGTTCGACGTCGCGTATCCGGACACCGGGGTTGCGGTCGAGGTCCCGTCCGGCGAGATGGAGCCCGGTGCGGCCGCGGTGATCCGGGGCGTCGACGCCAGGGCAGCCGTCCGAGCTGAGGTTGGGCAGAGATACGTCGGTCATGGCGGCTAAGATACATGCAGAAACATGCAAGACTAGGAAGGAACGTGAATGCTGGCAGCTGAACGACGCGAGCACCTGCTCGATCTGCTCGCCCGTACGGGAAAGATCGTGGCCAAGGAGGTCGCCGCCGAACTGGGGATTTCCGAGGACAGCGTGCGGCGCGACCTCCGTGATCTGGCCGCCGAGGGCTTGTGCCAGCGGGTGTACGGGGGCGCGCTGCCCGCCTCTCCCGCGGTGGTGGACTACGACGCCCGGCGGGCGGTAACCCCGGACGGCAAGCGGAGGGTCGCCGCGGTGGCCGCGGCGCTGGTGCGGCCGGGCGGCTCGGTGATCCTGGACGGCGGCACCACCGCCCTCGCCGTGGCGCGGGCACTGCCGGGCGACCTCGCCTGCACGGTGATCACGCACAGCCCGACGATCGCCACGGCCCTGATCGACCACCCGCGGGCCGAGCTGTTCCTTCTCGGGGGACGCGTCTTCAAGCACTCGGCGGTCACCTGCGGCGCCGCCGCGGTCGAGGCCGCGCAGAACGTCTCCGCCGACCTGTGCCTCCTCGGCGTCACCGGCGTCCACCCCGAGGCGGGGCTGACCACGGGGGACGTCGAGGAAGCGGCGATGAAGCGCGCCCTGTCCGCGCGGGCCGCCGACACCTACATCCTCGCCTCCCGCGAGAAGATCGGGACCGCGTCCCCGTACCGCGTCCTGCCGTGGGACAAGATCACCGGCCTGATCACCGACGCCGATCCCCGTGATCCGGTGGTCGAACGGCTTCAGGCGCTCGGGGTGGAGGTCCTTGTGGCCGAGTGACGGGCCCTTGGCCGTCCTTCGGCGGCGGCAACTTGGCATCGCGTGCACGGATTCCTGGCAACCCGCGCAGACCTTCGCGGGTGCCCGGAACGGCTCGGCAGGTCGTGTGACAGGCAGGCCCGATTCCGCGCCGCGCCACGCGCTTGAGCTGCTGCGGAGCTGTCACCTACCCGATCTATTGTGTCCCTCGCGCCGCGTCGGTCCGGGGGAGGAAACGACGCGTGGGGCGCACATGACGAGGGGGGCTCTTGCATGTCGAACGCGAAGTCGGACCGGAAGAACCCGGCACCGGATGCCACGGATGCGGCCCGCGCCCAACTGGGCGCGGAGATGCGGAGGATCAAGGAGGGGGCGCAGCTCAGCTTCGGCGGTCTGGCCGACCGTACGCACTACAGCCGCTCCTCGTGGGAGAGGTTCCTCAACGGCAAGCAACTGCCGACCCCCGTGGCGGTCGAGCAGTTGGCGGCGGTGGCGGGCACCCCGCCGGAACCGCTGCTCGACCTGCTGGCCAGGGCCGGCGCCCCGGTCACGGACCCGATGCCGGTCGCGGCCGGCCGGGACCGGCCCACGGTCACGCACACCGCCGCCGGTGACCCGGCCGCCGAGGGGCGGACACCGGGCGGGCGGCCCGGGATCTCGTGGCGGCGGCGCTGCGCGGTGATCGGGTACATCGCGGCCGGTGCCCTGATGGGCTCGGTGGCGACCGGGCTGCTCTCCCCGTATCTCGCGGGAGCGGACCGGAGCCCGGACGCCGCCAGGACCCGCACCGAGAGCAAGAAGGCGAGCGGACAGGGCGCGGACCTCGTGCCCGGCGCGGGCGACATCAAGGTCAAGTGCACGGCGGACACCTGCTGGCGCAACGACCCCCAGGCCATGGAATGCCAGTGGGACGCGAAGACCGCCAAGAGCACCTATCTGCGCGGGATGCAGATCGAGCTCCGCTACAGCGCCGCCTGCCAGGCGGTCTGGGGCCGGATCGAGGGCGGCGCCGTCGGCGACAAGGTGATCATCAGGGACGCCCGGGGGATGGAGCTGGACGCCTTCATCCGCTTCGAGCACGACTCGTACACCAAGATGCTCGGGGTCTCCAAGGAGGCGCCGCTCGACTCCATGAGCGTGTGCGGGGAGATCCCCTCCGAGAAGCAGATGCAGTGTGCGCCGACGGGGACGGCCAGGATGCCCTGACGGACGGGCCGGCGGGACCGGCGGGCCACCGCCGGTCCCGGGCCCCGTCGGAGCGGGTGCGCGGTAAATCGGTGGTGCGCCTCTCGGCGGGTCTTGTACGTTACCGACGCGCCCGCGCCCGGCGGTGCGCCCGGCTGCGGCTCCTTCCTTCTGACACTCCAAGTGACGCCGCCGCCATGCTCCTTGATCTCGCCGGGCGCGCGCCTCACCATCGCTCGAATTCGGGGGGATTCACTGCCTCGTCATTCCCGACGCGTCTCGAAGGTCTGGTCCGAGATGCTGGTGGCCCCGCATGTCTCGGCCGCCGCCCGCCACTTGACCGCCACCCGGCCCGTGCCCGGCTCCACCGCACGTGAACCCCATACCTACGAGGGCGGCCCCGCGTACATCCGGGAGCCCCGCGAGGAACTCTTCCTCCTCGCCGTCGGCAACTTCGTCTCCCAGGACACGTTTTACGAGAGCGGCGCGGACCGCGACGACCGGTACACCGCTCTCGTCGCACGTCTCGCCGTCGAGCACCCCGCCTGGACGGCCGGGCTGCTCCGCTGGCTGCGCGGCGAGGGCAACATGCGCACCGCGTCCCTGGTCGGCGCCGCCGCGTACGTCCGCGCGAGGCTCACGGCCGGGAGCAGCGAAGGGCCCTCCAACCGGTCCGTGGTCGACGCCGTGCTTCAACGGGCCGACGAGCCCGGCGAACTGCTCGCGCATTGGATCGCGACGTACGGGCGCCAGGTGCCGCAGCCCGTGAAGCGGGGCGTCGCCGACGCCGTACGCAGGCTCTACACGTCCCGCTCCCTGCTGAAGTACGACACCGCGTCCCACGGCTTCCGCTTCGGTGATGTGCTCAACCTGGTGCACGCGTCCCCCGACCGGGCCAAGCCCTGGCAGGGCGCGCTCTTCCGGTACGCCCTGGACCGCCGCCACCACCCGGACCGGGCCACCGCCCCGGCCGCCGACCGGCTGCTCACCGCGCACCGGGCGCTCCTGGACACCCCGGTGGACGAGCGGCGCGCCCTGATCACCGGCCCCGGTGGCCCGGAACGGCTGACCGGGGCGGGCATGACCTGGGAGTCCGTGGCCGGGTGGCTGCACGGGCCGATGGATGCCAGCGTCTGGCAGGCGCTGATCCCCGCCATGGGTCCGATGGCCCTCCTGCGCAACCTCCGTAACTTCGACCGGGCGGGCCTGACGGACGAGGCCGCCGAGCGCGTCGCCGCCCGCATCGCGGACCCTCAAGAGGTCGCCCGCGCCCGGCAGTTCCCGTTCCGCTACCTCGCCGCCCACCAGCACGCCGCACCCCGCTGGGCCGCCGCGCTGGAAGCCGCCCTCGGCCACTGCCTGGCCCACGTGCCCGCGCTGCCCGGGCGCACCCTGGTCCTGGTGGACCGGTCCGACTCGATGTTCTGGGACACCCACTCCGAGCGCTCCCGGCTCAACCGGGCCGACACGGCAGCCGTGTTCGGCACCGCGCTCGCCCTGCGCGCCGAGCAGGCGGACCTGGTGGAGTTCGGCCGGCGCAGCGCGCCGGTCCCGTATGCGCCCGGCGAACCGGTCCTCGACGTGCTGAAGCGGTTCCACACGCTCGGCGGCACCGACACCACCAAGGCGCTGCGCACCCACTACCGGGAGCACGACCGGGTGCTCGTCGTCACCGACGAACAGGCCCTGCCCTACGCCCCCGGCGGCCCGGACCCCATCCCGCGCGAGGTCCCCGTGTACACCTGGAACCTCGCCGGATACCGGCCGGCCCACGGCCCCGACCGGCCGAACCGGCACACCTTCGGCGGGCTCACCGACGCCGCGTTCCGGTTGGCCGGGCTCATCGAGAACGGACGCCGGGAAGCCTGGCCGTGGACCGCCGAGGCGTGAGTCAGCGGGCCCGGCGCATCCGCAGCGGGGCGTACACCACGAGTGCCACGAGGAACGCCACCCCGTACGCCAGGTCCGCCCCGTGCAGCGCCTCGGCCACCGGGCCCACGTACAGCCCGGTGCTCATGAACGGCACCGCAGCCCCGAAGGCCACGGCGAACGCGGCGAGCGCCGGCCACCAGGGGCGCGGGCGGGCGTGCTCGGCCGCGAGGTCGACGGGGGCGCCCCGCCGGGCCCGGGCGCGGACCAGCCAGTCCACGGCCACGATCGCCACGAAGCCGGGGATCCAGTAGCCGACGAGCAGCAGCACGTTCTGGAAGCGGGCGGTCGTGTCCGCCGCGTGCATCCACAGCACCAGCGGGAACCCCAGGGCGGCGGCGAGCGCCGCCGCCACCGGACGCGGCAGGCGTACGCCCATGGTCTGCAAGGCCAGCGAGCCGCTGTAGTCGTTCATCGCGTTGCTGCACAGCGCGGCCAGCGCCACCGCGAGCAGCCCGAACGCCCCGAGCGCGCCCCCGCCGAGCAGGGAGTCGATGCCGCGCGCGGTCTGGTCCGTGAAGACCGACGCACCCCACAGCCCGATCGTCTGGACCGCCACGAAGGAGGCGCTGATCCCGCCCAGCGTGCACCAGAACATGCGAGGCCGGGACGTCTCGCGCGGCAGATAACGGCTGAAGTCGCTCGCGTACGGCGCCCAGGACAGCGCCAGGCTCAGGGCGATGGTGCAGGTCAGGACGAACGCACCGGCCCGGTCCGCGCCGTGCACGGCCGAAGTGGTCACCGGGTCCACCCCGTTCAGGAGCTTCGTGGCGAGCACGGCGAAGGCGGCGGCCAGGGCGAACGTCATCACGGTCTGGAGCCGGTGGATCACCTCGTAACCCAGCACCCCGAGCGCGCCCTGCGCGGCCATCATGACCAGGACCCCCAGCCAGAACGGCCAGCCGCACAACTGCGCCAGCGCGTCCCCGCCGAACAGGCCGATCAGGGCGTCCCAGGCGATGGACGACAGCCACTGCAGGGCGCCCGGCAGCACGACGCCCGGACCGAACGCCATCCGGGCGAGCGGCAGTTGGCCGGACCCGGTGCGGCTGCCCCAGGTGCCCAGATACGCCGTCGGCGCGGCGCCGACGAGGGTGCCGAGCACGACGGCGGCGAGCGCGGTCGCGAAGTCCAGGCCGAGCGCGACGCCGACGGTGCCGGTGAAGACGCCGGTCATGGTCAGGTTGGGCGCGAACCAGACGGTGAACAGCCGGCCCGCCCGGCCGTAGCGGCGGTCCTCGGGGACCGGGGCTATCCCGTTCGCCTCGACGTGCAGATCGCCGGGGGCGGTGGGCATGCGCCCGCCGAAGGCGGCGCGCTCGTCCTGGGCATACGGCAACGACATGAAGACATCCCTCCGCCAGTGCTAACTGGTTCAGGTTCGACGGGTGT
Proteins encoded in this window:
- a CDS encoding immunity 49 family protein; translation: MGQAAVSAARTDFTNRIGSQVRSMSKADRMTTCDWRMIADEFLDYLGALSVETPDLDTPEAKAALKDASEAAAGSVAYAAYHPHCSFHVFLEYVNFGMSYEPGEDAPEESVTARDWIDALCLAVLRDRAQWHGEAFHFARQKFAAEAQGTPVGELVTGLTAVVLDDTGNEDEYPPSTQQKLAAVDAALERVRARAAETGRPLLDQPDSVALHALRTLVVEDRDAFDTALAGLLTGHAARQSPAASPSTLLPLVPLALAALAYRTLGWTPAVASDYLPHALVTGFETRGPRVGGLGRDRRPDAVAALAAGPLVVERPACERDGLPQIEALYEKNLRKAFAADDDGEGHVAVWRLGMAMNDQERLFKWRAGNPGHDTGAQLAAVRLASRLGAALFRIAMAEPGTDVELVIDGHTVRCAAERGDRASAGNWQTAVSLALITGAREDLAPLVLTGPVFAQPDGSAFAAYRKALHAYLTGDDPETAAQPALREAEKAKDWGFPMPPAVLLSQLVEGDEESFNLALADALEAHRAHHQVADRGDDPDASVNLDVLALACHARRRGWAVRVDSPYLPLDLLRTAEPF
- a CDS encoding NUDIX domain-containing protein; the protein is MTDVSLPNLSSDGCPGVDAPDHRGRTGLHLAGRDLDRNPGVRIRDVELTSQGWHVLRRTTFDYRRRDGRWETQQRETYDRGNGAVVLPYDTERGRVLLTRQFRYPAYVNGHPDGMLIEAAAGLLDEQDPYTAIRRESAEELGIRLGELVPVLDAYMSPGSVTERLHFFAAPYTPADRTGAGGGVEEEGEDIEVLELPFAEALAMTRDGRITDGKTIMLLQWAALSGPFAPGQDFPGT
- a CDS encoding DeoR/GlpR family DNA-binding transcription regulator, translated to MLAAERREHLLDLLARTGKIVAKEVAAELGISEDSVRRDLRDLAAEGLCQRVYGGALPASPAVVDYDARRAVTPDGKRRVAAVAAALVRPGGSVILDGGTTALAVARALPGDLACTVITHSPTIATALIDHPRAELFLLGGRVFKHSAVTCGAAAVEAAQNVSADLCLLGVTGVHPEAGLTTGDVEEAAMKRALSARAADTYILASREKIGTASPYRVLPWDKITGLITDADPRDPVVERLQALGVEVLVAE
- a CDS encoding helix-turn-helix domain-containing protein; this encodes MSNAKSDRKNPAPDATDAARAQLGAEMRRIKEGAQLSFGGLADRTHYSRSSWERFLNGKQLPTPVAVEQLAAVAGTPPEPLLDLLARAGAPVTDPMPVAAGRDRPTVTHTAAGDPAAEGRTPGGRPGISWRRRCAVIGYIAAGALMGSVATGLLSPYLAGADRSPDAARTRTESKKASGQGADLVPGAGDIKVKCTADTCWRNDPQAMECQWDAKTAKSTYLRGMQIELRYSAACQAVWGRIEGGAVGDKVIIRDARGMELDAFIRFEHDSYTKMLGVSKEAPLDSMSVCGEIPSEKQMQCAPTGTARMP
- a CDS encoding TROVE domain-containing protein, encoding MLVAPHVSAAARHLTATRPVPGSTAREPHTYEGGPAYIREPREELFLLAVGNFVSQDTFYESGADRDDRYTALVARLAVEHPAWTAGLLRWLRGEGNMRTASLVGAAAYVRARLTAGSSEGPSNRSVVDAVLQRADEPGELLAHWIATYGRQVPQPVKRGVADAVRRLYTSRSLLKYDTASHGFRFGDVLNLVHASPDRAKPWQGALFRYALDRRHHPDRATAPAADRLLTAHRALLDTPVDERRALITGPGGPERLTGAGMTWESVAGWLHGPMDASVWQALIPAMGPMALLRNLRNFDRAGLTDEAAERVAARIADPQEVARARQFPFRYLAAHQHAAPRWAAALEAALGHCLAHVPALPGRTLVLVDRSDSMFWDTHSERSRLNRADTAAVFGTALALRAEQADLVEFGRRSAPVPYAPGEPVLDVLKRFHTLGGTDTTKALRTHYREHDRVLVVTDEQALPYAPGGPDPIPREVPVYTWNLAGYRPAHGPDRPNRHTFGGLTDAAFRLAGLIENGRREAWPWTAEA